From one Shewanella sp. GD04112 genomic stretch:
- a CDS encoding DUF971 domain-containing protein: MTTSTPNVTDLKLKRKSRILEISFDNGEQYQLSCEMLRVYSPSAEVHGHGNPKLVTHKKNVNITRIEPVGNYAVKIVFDDGHDTGLFSWQVLYDLATHQVELWEKYLARLRAEKASREPLIAMNIKYN, translated from the coding sequence ATGACCACTAGCACACCCAATGTCACCGATCTTAAGCTCAAGCGTAAATCGCGCATTTTAGAAATCAGCTTCGATAACGGCGAGCAGTATCAACTCAGCTGTGAGATGTTACGCGTCTATTCTCCCTCCGCCGAAGTGCATGGTCACGGTAACCCTAAGCTGGTCACCCACAAGAAAAACGTCAATATCACCCGCATCGAACCCGTAGGTAACTACGCGGTAAAAATCGTCTTCGACGATGGCCATGATACTGGCCTATTCTCCTGGCAAGTGCTTTACGATCTCGCTACTCACCAAGTGGAACTATGGGAAAAGTACCTTGCACGCCTACGAGCCGAAAAGGCTTCACGCGAACCCTTGATCGCGATGAATATAAAGTACAACTAA
- a CDS encoding cryptochrome/photolyase family protein, which yields MQLRQQLQHFHTVRLILGDQLNAQHTWYQQVDPKVLYLIAELHQENTYVTHHVQKICAFFSAMAQFASELGAAGHQVRYLTLDETQDFADLNALLQHYVAETGAIKFEYQRPDEYRLLAQLSQLKLANAVVNCVDTEHFLLPFDEIDREFPQGQHRLMEHFYRRMRKRFNILMTDGKPVGGQWNYDASNRQKLKSQDIKSLPTPLMFGHNVQDILERLQRHGINTMGKADTHLLWPINRAQSLELLKHFCEYCLPAFGRFQDAMTQQHPAQWCLYHSRLSFSLNAKLISPLEVINAVIEHYHANPFIEIAQVEGFVRQILGWREYVRGIYWANMPNYANINALEATRKLPDYFWHGKTRMNCLHHALSQSLDYAYAHHIQRLMVIGNFCLLTEIALDEVDKWYLGVYVDAIEWVEMPNTRGMALFADGGIVGTKPYAASGSYINKMSDYCGSCHYKIKERSGALACPLNSLYWRFMDKHRAQLSHNPRIAMLYRTWDKTDEAARQAILATAEQHLAQLERL from the coding sequence ATGCAATTACGGCAGCAATTACAACACTTCCATACGGTTAGGCTGATTTTAGGCGATCAGCTTAATGCCCAGCATACTTGGTATCAGCAAGTCGATCCCAAAGTGCTGTATTTAATTGCAGAATTGCATCAAGAAAACACCTATGTGACCCACCATGTGCAAAAGATTTGCGCGTTTTTCAGTGCCATGGCGCAGTTTGCCAGCGAGCTTGGCGCGGCGGGGCATCAAGTGCGTTACCTCACCCTCGACGAAACCCAAGACTTTGCCGATCTTAATGCCTTACTCCAACACTATGTTGCCGAAACAGGGGCGATTAAGTTTGAATATCAACGGCCTGACGAATATCGACTCCTCGCGCAATTAAGCCAGTTGAAGTTGGCCAATGCCGTTGTGAATTGCGTCGATACCGAGCACTTTTTATTGCCCTTTGACGAAATTGATAGGGAGTTTCCCCAAGGGCAACACAGGCTGATGGAGCATTTTTATCGGCGCATGCGCAAAAGATTCAATATCTTAATGACGGATGGCAAGCCCGTAGGCGGTCAGTGGAACTATGATGCGAGCAACAGGCAAAAGCTTAAATCCCAAGATATCAAATCGCTCCCAACACCCTTGATGTTTGGCCACAATGTGCAAGACATTCTCGAGCGTCTTCAACGCCATGGGATTAATACTATGGGCAAGGCGGATACTCATTTACTCTGGCCGATAAACCGTGCACAAAGCCTCGAATTACTAAAACATTTTTGTGAGTATTGCCTGCCCGCCTTTGGCCGCTTTCAAGATGCGATGACCCAGCAACATCCAGCGCAGTGGTGCCTGTACCATAGTCGGCTGTCCTTTAGCCTAAATGCTAAACTTATCAGTCCATTAGAAGTAATCAATGCGGTGATTGAGCACTATCATGCCAATCCTTTTATTGAGATAGCTCAGGTCGAGGGCTTTGTTCGACAAATCCTCGGCTGGCGTGAGTATGTGCGCGGTATCTATTGGGCCAATATGCCCAACTACGCCAACATTAATGCCCTCGAGGCCACGCGCAAGCTGCCCGACTACTTTTGGCATGGTAAGACTCGAATGAATTGCCTGCACCATGCTTTATCTCAGTCACTCGATTACGCCTATGCCCATCATATTCAACGCTTAATGGTGATTGGCAATTTTTGTCTATTGACCGAAATCGCCCTCGATGAGGTAGATAAATGGTACTTAGGCGTGTATGTGGATGCGATTGAATGGGTCGAAATGCCCAATACTCGCGGCATGGCGCTATTTGCCGATGGCGGCATCGTCGGCACTAAACCCTATGCCGCGAGCGGCAGTTATATCAATAAAATGAGTGATTATTGCGGCAGTTGTCATTACAAGATAAAAGAACGTAGCGGCGCACTCGCCTGCCCGTTAAACAGCCTATATTGGCGCTTTATGGATAAACACCGCGCGCAGCTCTCCCATAATCCACGCATCGCCATGCTGTACCGCACTTGGGATAAAACCGATGAGGCGGCAAGGCAGGCCATTCTGGCTACTGCCGAACAACATCTCGCGCAACTTGAACGCCTATAG
- a CDS encoding DUF4375 domain-containing protein, translated as MSEKVPCTACQTLIMPSTAERNAGLCMPCKNGNRENIEQAKAYYQKERELDKTCPFRALLRDIVVRVHDDKQGFHTLSEAAQHYYAVNCLSGEVYNGGFIQYFDNSSGEHYAVAERGLEQIGALHSLALLQQAKQVVFGDDPVPTDRDLRLAATDNPVAEARLNQLDDEFYKDLDNLDIKLESYAIQTGLVSAIE; from the coding sequence ATGTCGGAAAAAGTCCCCTGCACAGCCTGCCAAACCTTAATCATGCCAAGCACCGCCGAGCGCAACGCAGGCTTATGTATGCCCTGCAAAAATGGCAATCGTGAAAATATTGAGCAGGCAAAAGCCTACTACCAAAAGGAGCGGGAATTAGATAAAACCTGCCCTTTTAGAGCGTTGTTGCGAGATATTGTGGTGCGGGTGCACGACGATAAGCAGGGCTTTCACACGTTAAGTGAAGCGGCGCAGCACTATTACGCCGTCAATTGTCTCTCTGGCGAAGTCTACAACGGCGGCTTTATCCAGTATTTCGATAACTCATCGGGTGAGCATTATGCTGTTGCCGAGCGCGGCCTTGAGCAAATTGGCGCTTTGCACTCGTTAGCCCTATTACAACAGGCTAAACAGGTGGTATTTGGCGACGATCCCGTCCCCACAGATAGAGATCTGCGTCTGGCCGCAACCGATAATCCAGTCGCCGAAGCCCGACTCAATCAACTCGATGATGAGTTTTATAAAGATTTGGATAATCTTGATATCAAGCTAGAGAGCTATGCAATACAAACTGGATTGGTTAGCGCAATCGAATGA
- a CDS encoding response regulator has protein sequence MKRLLIIEDDQALAGVLARRLTRHGFECRLSHDASNALLVAREFCPTHILLDMKLAEANGLSLIVPLRNLLPKVTMVLLTGYASIATAVEAIRLGADNYLAKPVDTQTLLAAFEVNSQASALPEDEIDDSPLSPKRLEWEHIQQVLNANQGNVSATARQLGMHRRTLQRKLLKKPVSETGPLK, from the coding sequence ATGAAACGGCTATTGATTATTGAAGACGATCAGGCGCTTGCAGGCGTGCTTGCGCGGCGGTTGACTCGCCATGGTTTCGAATGCCGCTTAAGTCACGATGCCAGTAATGCGCTGCTGGTGGCGCGGGAATTTTGCCCTACCCATATCCTGCTGGATATGAAACTTGCCGAGGCCAATGGCCTGAGCTTAATCGTGCCCCTGCGTAATCTGTTGCCTAAGGTCACCATGGTGTTGCTAACGGGCTACGCCAGCATTGCTACTGCGGTAGAGGCGATTCGCCTCGGCGCGGATAATTATCTTGCCAAACCCGTCGATACCCAAACCTTGTTGGCCGCCTTTGAGGTGAACAGTCAGGCGAGCGCACTGCCCGAGGATGAAATCGATGACTCGCCGCTCAGCCCTAAACGGCTAGAATGGGAGCATATTCAGCAAGTGCTCAATGCCAATCAGGGCAATGTGTCGGCTACCGCCCGCCAACTGGGGATGCACCGCCGTACCTTACAGCGTAAGTTATTAAAGAAACCCGTGAGTGAAACCGGGCCGCTCAAATAA
- a CDS encoding SDR family oxidoreductase, with translation MNILVLGGSGGIGHAMVNKLRETYPEATIYATYKYHQPDTGRGDGVIWHRLDITLEEEIKQLSQNIPQLDWLINCIGMLHTEDKGPEKSVQALDGDFFLHNIKLNTLPSMMLAKHFEPTLKRSVSARFAVVSAKVGSISDNRLGGWYSYRASKAALNMFLKTLSIEWQRSIKHCVVLSLHPGTTDTPLSKPFQQNVPKQKLFTPEYVAQCLVSIIAKATPAQTGSFLAYDGAELPW, from the coding sequence ATGAATATTTTGGTATTAGGTGGCAGCGGTGGTATAGGTCACGCCATGGTGAATAAGCTGCGCGAAACCTATCCCGAGGCCACTATTTATGCGACCTATAAATATCATCAGCCAGATACAGGGCGAGGCGATGGCGTTATCTGGCATCGGCTGGATATCACCCTTGAGGAGGAGATTAAGCAACTGAGTCAAAACATTCCCCAATTAGATTGGCTAATCAACTGTATTGGCATGCTACACACCGAGGATAAGGGGCCAGAAAAAAGCGTGCAGGCACTCGATGGGGATTTTTTCCTGCACAATATCAAGCTAAACACGCTGCCCAGTATGATGTTGGCAAAGCACTTTGAACCCACGTTAAAACGCAGTGTGTCGGCCAGATTTGCCGTGGTATCGGCCAAAGTCGGCAGCATTAGCGATAACCGCTTGGGTGGCTGGTACAGTTATCGCGCCTCAAAAGCGGCGCTGAATATGTTCCTCAAAACGCTATCGATTGAATGGCAAAGAAGCATCAAACACTGCGTGGTGCTGTCACTGCATCCTGGCACTACGGATACGCCATTATCCAAACCTTTTCAGCAGAACGTGCCTAAACAAAAGCTGTTTACACCAGAGTATGTCGCCCAATGTTTAGTCAGTATTATCGCCAAGGCCACACCAGCACAAACGGGCAGCTTTTTGGCCTACGATGGTGCAGAGTTACCTTGGTAG
- the hslU gene encoding ATP-dependent protease ATPase subunit HslU: protein MSEMTPREIVHELDAHIIGQKKAKRSVAVALRNRWRRMQLDADFRQEVTPKNILMIGPTGVGKTEIARRLAKLANAPFIKVEATKFTEVGYVGKEVEQIIRDLTDIAIKLTREQQMGKCRQRAEEHAEERILDALLPKPKNDWDNTESDTSSNTRQIFRKKLREGQLDDKEIDIDVAQPQIGIEIMSPPGMEEMTNQLQSLFKNMGQAPAKRRKMKIKEAFKLLIEEEAAKLVNQEDLKEQAIELVEQHGIVFLDEIDKICKRGETSGPDVSREGVQRDLLPLVEGCTVTTKHGMVKTDHILFIASGAFQMSKPSDLIPELQGRLPIRVELDALSADDFKRILTEPHASLTEQYIALMATEGVTIEFTESGIESIAKAAWQVNERTENIGARRLHTVMEKLMEDISYEASDKSGSSFVIDADYVSAHLDNLVQDEDLSRFIL, encoded by the coding sequence ATGTCTGAAATGACCCCCCGTGAGATTGTCCACGAGCTGGATGCCCACATTATCGGCCAGAAAAAGGCCAAACGTTCCGTCGCCGTCGCCCTGCGTAACCGCTGGCGCCGCATGCAGCTAGATGCCGATTTCCGTCAAGAAGTTACCCCAAAAAATATTCTGATGATTGGCCCAACCGGCGTAGGTAAAACTGAAATCGCCCGCCGTTTGGCCAAACTCGCCAACGCGCCATTTATCAAGGTTGAAGCCACTAAGTTCACCGAAGTGGGTTACGTGGGTAAAGAAGTCGAGCAAATCATCCGTGATTTAACCGACATCGCCATCAAGCTGACCCGCGAGCAGCAAATGGGCAAATGCCGCCAACGCGCCGAAGAACACGCTGAAGAGCGCATTCTCGATGCCCTGCTGCCCAAGCCGAAAAATGACTGGGATAACACGGAAAGCGATACCAGCTCCAATACCCGTCAAATCTTCCGTAAGAAGCTGCGCGAAGGCCAATTAGATGACAAAGAAATCGATATCGACGTGGCCCAGCCACAAATTGGTATTGAAATCATGTCACCGCCCGGCATGGAAGAAATGACCAACCAACTGCAAAGCCTGTTTAAAAACATGGGCCAAGCACCGGCAAAACGTCGCAAGATGAAGATCAAAGAAGCCTTTAAGCTGTTGATCGAAGAAGAAGCGGCCAAGCTGGTAAATCAAGAAGATTTAAAAGAGCAAGCCATTGAATTGGTTGAGCAGCACGGTATCGTGTTCCTCGACGAAATCGACAAAATCTGTAAGCGTGGCGAAACCTCAGGCCCAGACGTTTCCCGCGAAGGCGTACAGCGCGACCTATTACCTTTAGTCGAAGGCTGCACAGTCACCACTAAACACGGCATGGTGAAAACCGACCATATTCTGTTTATTGCGTCGGGCGCATTCCAGATGTCAAAACCATCGGATTTAATCCCTGAGCTACAAGGCCGTTTACCGATCCGCGTTGAGCTAGATGCGCTATCAGCCGATGATTTTAAACGCATTTTAACTGAGCCACATGCCTCACTGACCGAGCAATATATCGCGCTGATGGCCACCGAAGGCGTGACCATTGAGTTTACCGAATCAGGCATTGAGAGCATAGCCAAAGCGGCATGGCAGGTGAACGAGCGCACCGAAAACATTGGTGCCCGTCGTCTGCATACCGTGATGGAAAAGCTGATGGAAGATATCTCCTATGAGGCTTCTGACAAGTCTGGCAGCTCATTTGTGATTGATGCCGATTATGTGAGTGCTCACTTAGATAATCTGGTTCAAGACGAAGACCTAAGCCGCTTTATCCTGTAA
- a CDS encoding GGDEF domain-containing protein codes for MLTATFRNLTMGGSLNFRDVYFVLADIDYFKKINDEYGHDVGDQVLVCFAHFLKNSIHSTDQVYRFGGEEFLLIFEGYCYQSAIQRTEELIKALNEKPLKLDDLSIAVTASFGLAVLKDSDTDISVVSRADKALYQAKRSGRNRLCTME; via the coding sequence ATGCTTACTGCCACATTTAGAAATTTAACAATGGGTGGCTCGTTAAATTTCCGTGATGTCTACTTTGTATTAGCAGATATTGATTATTTTAAGAAAATCAATGACGAGTATGGTCATGACGTTGGCGATCAGGTTTTAGTTTGTTTTGCCCATTTCTTAAAAAATTCAATCCACTCAACCGACCAAGTGTATCGATTTGGTGGTGAAGAGTTTTTGCTTATATTTGAAGGTTATTGCTATCAAAGTGCAATACAACGGACTGAAGAATTAATTAAAGCGCTTAATGAAAAGCCGCTGAAGCTTGATGATTTATCCATTGCGGTTACAGCGAGTTTTGGCTTGGCTGTGTTGAAGGATTCTGACACTGATATCAGCGTAGTATCACGTGCCGATAAAGCATTATATCAAGCAAAGAGAAGTGGGCGTAATCGACTTTGTACAATGGAATAA
- the hslV gene encoding ATP-dependent protease subunit HslV: MTTIVSVRRNNQVVIAGDGQVSLGNTVMKGNAKKVRRLYHNKVLAGFAGGTADAFTLFERFESKLEMHQGHLLRSAVELAKDWRTDRMLRKLEAMLVVADAEASLIITGNGDVVQPEHDLVAIGSGGNYAQAAALALLQNTELSALEIAEKSLTIAGDICVFTNQFKTIEELNY, translated from the coding sequence GTGACCACTATCGTATCAGTACGCCGTAATAACCAAGTTGTCATCGCTGGCGATGGCCAAGTCTCCCTAGGCAATACCGTCATGAAAGGTAACGCCAAAAAAGTGCGTCGCTTGTATCACAACAAAGTGTTGGCAGGTTTTGCTGGCGGCACCGCCGACGCTTTTACCCTATTTGAGCGTTTCGAGTCCAAACTCGAGATGCACCAAGGTCACCTATTACGCTCGGCTGTTGAACTTGCCAAAGATTGGCGTACCGACCGTATGCTGCGCAAACTCGAGGCTATGCTAGTGGTCGCCGATGCCGAAGCCTCACTTATTATCACAGGTAATGGTGACGTAGTGCAGCCAGAGCATGATTTAGTCGCTATTGGCTCGGGCGGCAACTATGCCCAAGCGGCGGCACTGGCACTACTGCAAAATACCGAATTATCGGCGCTGGAAATTGCAGAAAAGTCATTGACTATTGCCGGCGATATCTGCGTATTCACCAATCAATTCAAGACAATTGAAGAACTTAATTACTAA